In Candidatus Defluviibacterium haderslevense, the following are encoded in one genomic region:
- a CDS encoding type B 50S ribosomal protein L31: MKKDIHPANYRFVVFKDFSCNEAFLTKSCTASKETIQWEDGNEYPLVRLEISNKSHPFFTGKMKFIDTAGRIDKFNKKFGKFAKS, translated from the coding sequence ATGAAAAAAGATATTCATCCAGCAAATTACCGTTTCGTTGTATTCAAGGATTTTTCTTGCAATGAAGCTTTTTTGACCAAGTCATGTACTGCATCAAAGGAGACTATCCAATGGGAAGATGGCAATGAATATCCCTTAGTACGCCTTGAGATTTCAAATAAGTCTCATCCGTTCTTCACCGGTAAAATGAAATTTATCGATACTGCTGGAAGAATTGATAAGTTCAATAAAAAGTTTGGAAAATTCGCAAAGAGTTAA
- a CDS encoding ferrous iron transport protein A, with product MHNPILTSAKTILSITDELLATRLLTLGIFPGKKINLIRRSPFGGSCYVQVDQTLYALRAEEWKAIITDE from the coding sequence ATGCATAATCCAATATTAACTTCTGCAAAGACCATTCTGTCCATTACAGATGAATTACTCGCAACACGTTTGTTAACTTTAGGCATATTCCCAGGTAAAAAAATTAATTTAATTCGCAGATCACCTTTTGGAGGATCTTGTTACGTACAGGTGGATCAAACACTTTATGCCCTTAGGGCTGAAGAATGGAAGGCAATCATTACTGATGAATAA
- the ligA gene encoding NAD-dependent DNA ligase LigA produces MNNDPRLIELTRKFIHMNRLTNQEEVANLRDVIRYHEWNYYINDNPLIADAEYDHLYKLLVQTEEEHPAWLTSDSPTQRVSPDLASKSEPVFHLAPMLSLDNTYNLEDLVDFDQRIKKLCELNPDQDLEYMVEPKFDGGSLAVIYENDHLVRAATRGDGEKGEEMTANARTIKSLPLIAPFSRLGIKKVELRGEALIRKDIFQKLNQQRELDGLPLLANPRNAATGVLRVKDPAETATRQLDMFIFQFAHAENEQGEMILSQYKTQDELISMLHDLGFKTATIEKKICKNIREVHSFIESWSTKRDSYHFELDGMVVKLNSLALQEQCGFTSHHPRWAVAYKFQAKQATSKLITVEFQVGKIGSITPVAKIEPVPLAGVIVSSVSLHNEDFIRSRDIFYGDTVLVERAGDVIPYIVKSLPEYREVGAQAIVFPKTCPSCNTTLIREETESAWRCTNEHCPAQLVQKLIHHVGKDAMDIDGMGASLVERFYELGMIRTMADIYELDYSTISKLEGLGTKSADNLRKAIEKAKRNPIHRLLHSLCIHHLGKKISKLIAEHLKNVFDLSEWSLERFKEIKDVGPVVGQNVIDYFSNPEHIAILKRMESLGVNMNQTDEDAPKKLNEDGVFSGKSILFTGTLSKMGRKEAQDLAEKAGARLISAVSNQLNILVVGADAGSKLAKAQKIGTVEILTEEEFIDRIGL; encoded by the coding sequence ATGAATAATGATCCAAGACTTATAGAATTAACAAGAAAATTTATTCACATGAATCGGCTGACAAATCAAGAAGAGGTAGCCAATCTTCGGGATGTTATTCGATATCATGAATGGAATTATTATATCAATGATAATCCTTTAATTGCAGATGCTGAATATGATCATTTGTATAAGTTATTGGTTCAGACAGAAGAGGAACATCCTGCATGGTTGACCTCTGATTCTCCAACACAAAGAGTATCTCCTGATCTAGCTAGTAAATCTGAACCCGTGTTTCATTTAGCACCCATGTTATCCTTGGATAATACCTATAATTTGGAAGATTTAGTAGATTTTGATCAACGGATTAAAAAACTTTGTGAATTGAATCCAGATCAAGATTTGGAATATATGGTGGAACCAAAATTTGATGGTGGAAGCCTGGCCGTTATTTATGAAAATGATCACTTGGTTAGGGCTGCTACCCGGGGCGATGGCGAGAAAGGAGAGGAAATGACTGCTAATGCCAGAACCATAAAATCATTGCCATTAATTGCGCCTTTTTCAAGACTAGGAATTAAAAAAGTTGAATTGCGAGGAGAAGCTTTAATTAGAAAAGATATTTTTCAAAAATTAAATCAACAACGAGAATTAGATGGACTTCCATTACTTGCTAATCCAAGAAATGCAGCTACTGGAGTCCTCAGAGTTAAAGACCCTGCCGAAACGGCAACCAGACAATTAGATATGTTTATTTTTCAATTTGCACATGCTGAAAATGAACAAGGTGAGATGATTTTATCCCAATATAAAACGCAGGATGAATTAATCAGTATGTTGCATGATTTGGGTTTTAAGACAGCTACGATTGAAAAGAAAATTTGTAAAAACATACGAGAAGTACATTCATTCATTGAATCATGGTCGACCAAGAGAGATTCTTACCATTTTGAATTAGATGGTATGGTTGTTAAATTAAATAGTCTTGCATTACAAGAACAATGTGGATTTACATCTCATCACCCAAGATGGGCAGTCGCCTATAAATTTCAAGCCAAACAAGCTACTTCAAAATTAATAACGGTAGAATTCCAGGTAGGAAAAATTGGATCCATTACGCCGGTTGCAAAAATAGAACCAGTACCATTGGCTGGAGTTATTGTATCTTCTGTTTCATTACACAATGAAGATTTTATCCGGTCCAGAGATATTTTTTATGGAGATACCGTACTTGTGGAACGTGCAGGAGATGTAATCCCTTATATAGTTAAATCATTGCCGGAATACAGGGAAGTAGGAGCCCAAGCGATCGTTTTTCCAAAAACATGTCCATCTTGTAATACAACTTTAATACGTGAAGAAACGGAGTCAGCTTGGCGATGTACTAATGAGCATTGTCCAGCACAATTAGTTCAAAAATTGATTCACCATGTGGGTAAAGACGCAATGGATATTGATGGTATGGGGGCATCTTTAGTAGAACGCTTTTATGAATTAGGTATGATTCGTACTATGGCAGATATTTATGAATTGGATTATTCCACTATTTCAAAATTAGAAGGCCTTGGAACGAAGTCTGCCGACAACTTAAGAAAAGCCATTGAGAAAGCTAAGCGAAATCCAATTCACCGTTTGCTACATAGTTTATGTATACATCATCTTGGAAAAAAAATAAGCAAGCTCATAGCTGAGCATTTAAAAAATGTATTCGATTTGTCAGAATGGTCTCTTGAGCGCTTTAAAGAAATCAAAGATGTTGGGCCTGTAGTTGGACAAAATGTTATCGATTATTTTTCAAATCCTGAACATATTGCCATTCTGAAACGCATGGAATCTCTTGGTGTTAATATGAATCAAACGGATGAGGACGCACCGAAAAAATTAAATGAGGATGGTGTATTCTCAGGTAAGAGTATATTATTCACAGGTACTTTAAGCAAGATGGGTCGCAAAGAGGCACAAGACTTGGCAGAAAAGGCCGGTGCCAGACTGATTTCCGCAGTTAGCAACCAATTGAATATATTAGTAGTTGGAGCAGACGCTGGATCCAAATTAGCTAAAGCTCAAAAAATCGGAACTGTTGAAATTCTAACCGAGGAAGAATTTATAGACAGAATTGGTCTTTGA
- the recG gene encoding ATP-dependent DNA helicase RecG: MAFLNLDSPIEYLKGVGPQRGALLRKHLNIHIVQDLLFHYPFRYVDRTKFYQIKDINQEDGQVQIKAKVVQVLERGSGRFKPLIAVVKDHTGTIELVWFQGQKWIQPKLEVGIEYIFFGKVQDTGYGLNISHPEFDRIIDIDPKSLQQFEPVYSSGEVLSSKGLDSKGIRKLIKGLFQSINWMQLNENLPEYVIKKYQLPNRADCLQWIHFPKKMELMEQAQNRLKFEEFFFIQLKIIQTKILRQQGQLGFKMLSKGDLYDTFYKNHLPFALTGAQLRVIHEINNDLISGRQMNRLLQGDVGSGKTIVALMIILIALGNGYQACMMAPTEVLAKQHFASVSEMVSGLPIQVCLLTSNVKGKEKKQTLLGLSNGTIHIAIGTHALIEDAVQFQNLGMVVIDEQHRFGVEQRSKLWSKAKGKWPHVLVMTATPIPRTLAMTLYGDLDVSIIDELPPNRKEIQTIHIKDFRRSDMHRFMKEQIALGRQVYIVYPLIEESEALDIENLQMGYEKLLPFFKPPEYQISVVHGRLKPDDKNMEMQRFISGRAHIMVATTVIEVGVNVPNASIMVVENAERFGLSQLHQLRGRVGRGSDQSYCILMTADKIGKDSKARMEIMCSTNDGFKIAEADLEIRGPGNLTGTQQSGLVELKVADIVADNKILIAARNLAEAILQKDPHLNHPVNLTLRMNLNAHDKGQKWDRIS; this comes from the coding sequence ATGGCATTTCTAAATTTAGATAGTCCGATTGAATATTTAAAAGGTGTTGGTCCTCAACGAGGTGCACTCTTGCGTAAGCATTTAAATATACATATAGTTCAAGATTTATTATTTCACTATCCTTTCAGATACGTAGACAGAACAAAATTTTATCAGATTAAAGATATAAATCAGGAAGATGGGCAAGTTCAGATCAAAGCTAAAGTAGTTCAAGTCTTAGAACGCGGGTCAGGTCGATTCAAACCTTTGATTGCTGTAGTAAAAGATCATACCGGAACTATTGAATTGGTTTGGTTTCAAGGGCAAAAGTGGATACAACCAAAACTTGAAGTGGGTATTGAATATATATTTTTTGGTAAAGTTCAAGATACTGGTTATGGCCTTAATATATCACATCCTGAATTCGATCGAATTATAGATATTGATCCGAAAAGTCTTCAGCAATTTGAGCCCGTTTATTCCAGTGGAGAGGTATTGAGTTCAAAAGGTCTGGATAGTAAAGGTATTCGCAAATTAATTAAAGGATTGTTTCAATCGATTAATTGGATGCAACTGAATGAAAATTTACCTGAATATGTCATTAAGAAGTATCAACTACCTAATCGGGCAGATTGTTTGCAATGGATACATTTTCCAAAGAAGATGGAGCTTATGGAGCAAGCTCAAAATCGACTCAAATTTGAAGAGTTTTTTTTCATTCAATTGAAAATAATTCAAACTAAAATTCTCAGACAGCAAGGCCAATTAGGATTCAAGATGTTAAGCAAAGGGGATCTTTATGATACCTTTTATAAAAATCATCTACCGTTTGCTCTAACCGGAGCACAACTAAGAGTTATTCATGAAATTAATAATGATTTGATCAGTGGGCGACAAATGAATCGATTACTCCAAGGAGATGTTGGTAGTGGAAAGACCATTGTAGCATTAATGATTATATTGATAGCATTAGGTAATGGATACCAGGCTTGCATGATGGCGCCAACAGAAGTTTTGGCCAAACAACATTTTGCATCGGTTTCCGAAATGGTGTCAGGTTTACCCATTCAAGTTTGTTTGTTGACTTCCAATGTAAAGGGTAAAGAAAAAAAACAAACCCTTTTAGGTCTGTCTAATGGAACCATTCATATTGCGATAGGAACGCATGCTTTGATAGAGGATGCCGTGCAATTTCAAAATCTTGGAATGGTTGTAATTGATGAACAACATCGGTTTGGTGTAGAACAGCGTTCAAAATTATGGTCAAAGGCGAAAGGGAAATGGCCTCATGTATTAGTCATGACTGCAACACCCATCCCACGAACTTTAGCGATGACGTTATACGGGGATTTAGATGTTTCGATCATCGATGAATTACCACCGAACAGAAAGGAAATCCAAACCATACACATTAAGGATTTTAGAAGGAGCGATATGCATCGATTTATGAAAGAACAGATTGCATTAGGTCGCCAGGTGTATATAGTTTATCCTTTAATTGAAGAATCCGAGGCCTTAGATATTGAGAATTTGCAGATGGGATATGAGAAACTCCTGCCTTTTTTTAAGCCACCTGAATATCAAATAAGCGTAGTACATGGAAGACTTAAGCCTGATGACAAAAACATGGAAATGCAAAGGTTTATTTCAGGCAGGGCTCACATTATGGTAGCGACTACAGTCATTGAAGTCGGGGTGAATGTTCCAAATGCTTCCATTATGGTCGTCGAAAATGCAGAACGATTCGGCTTATCCCAATTGCACCAATTAAGAGGGCGGGTCGGTCGTGGATCTGATCAATCCTATTGTATTCTGATGACTGCTGATAAAATAGGTAAAGATTCTAAAGCAAGAATGGAAATCATGTGTTCTACCAATGATGGATTTAAAATAGCTGAAGCCGATTTAGAAATTCGTGGTCCGGGAAATTTGACAGGAACCCAACAAAGCGGATTGGTGGAATTAAAAGTTGCTGATATTGTGGCCGACAATAAGATTCTGATTGCAGCAAGAAATTTGGCCGAAGCTATATTACAAAAGGACCCACATCTTAATCATCCGGTTAATCTTACCTTGCGAATGAATCTAAATGCACATGACAAAGGTCAAAAGTGGGATAGAATCAGTTAA
- a CDS encoding HAMP domain-containing histidine kinase has product MNKKAIWITTGIMGVALMGTVILQFYWINWSLKLKEKQFDDTIIAALKRVSDRLENENENWEINEINRFFQEMGNSSANQKKIIEYATRIMNNKKTVVWDTSSLLTIGHSRDKEIQFLEYIDRQMRMHPASLEQRISPQKLAALIKQEFKDLLIDLEYSFGIYDNTAKSFVILNDNYVVNFGENPKVSNPNFDFTKYLIESSYQVAVFPNSNGSPGVLKVFFPSKKSFLWRSVLPILLLSLLFTVIILACFSYVIYVVFRQKKLSEIKNDFVNNMTHEFKTPIATISLASDSILSPMVIHEPDKIRRFTDIIKQENRRMLSQVEKVLQMALLDKHDFQLNFKQINIHEIIEQAVKNINLQVQQREGHILQELKATHFILKADQTHMTNIIYNLLDNANKYSESHPEIIISTRNVPRGIEITVSDKGIGMKREDQKMIFEKFYRVPTGNLHNVKGFGLGLSYVKAMVQAHDGSIEVSSEIGKGSTFIINLPI; this is encoded by the coding sequence ATGAATAAAAAGGCTATTTGGATCACTACCGGGATCATGGGTGTCGCATTGATGGGTACTGTCATATTGCAATTTTATTGGATCAATTGGTCTTTAAAATTGAAAGAAAAGCAATTTGATGATACGATTATTGCTGCCCTAAAACGCGTTAGTGATCGACTTGAAAATGAAAATGAGAATTGGGAAATCAACGAAATCAACCGATTTTTTCAAGAGATGGGCAATTCATCTGCTAATCAAAAGAAAATAATTGAGTATGCCACACGGATTATGAACAATAAAAAAACCGTTGTTTGGGATACCAGTTCGCTGTTGACCATAGGACATTCAAGAGACAAAGAAATTCAATTCCTGGAGTACATCGATCGTCAAATGAGGATGCATCCAGCTAGTTTAGAACAGCGAATTAGTCCTCAGAAGTTAGCTGCTTTAATTAAACAAGAATTCAAAGATTTATTAATAGACTTAGAATATTCCTTTGGGATTTATGATAACACTGCGAAGAGTTTTGTAATTCTAAATGATAATTACGTTGTTAATTTCGGCGAGAATCCAAAAGTGTCGAATCCAAATTTTGATTTTACGAAGTATCTGATAGAATCCAGTTATCAGGTTGCTGTTTTTCCTAATTCAAATGGATCTCCTGGTGTTTTAAAGGTTTTTTTTCCGAGTAAGAAAAGTTTTTTGTGGAGATCTGTATTGCCCATTTTATTATTGTCATTGCTATTTACAGTAATTATTTTGGCTTGTTTTTCTTATGTTATTTATGTGGTTTTTAGACAGAAAAAATTGTCTGAAATTAAAAATGATTTCGTCAATAATATGACGCATGAGTTTAAAACTCCCATTGCAACCATTTCATTAGCCTCTGATTCGATTCTAAGTCCAATGGTGATTCATGAACCTGATAAAATTAGAAGATTTACAGATATTATAAAGCAGGAAAACAGAAGGATGCTAAGTCAAGTTGAGAAGGTGTTACAAATGGCATTATTGGATAAACATGATTTCCAGTTGAATTTCAAACAAATCAATATTCATGAGATTATTGAACAAGCTGTCAAGAATATCAATCTGCAGGTCCAACAACGAGAAGGTCATATTCTGCAGGAATTAAAAGCCACCCATTTTATATTGAAAGCTGATCAAACGCATATGACCAACATTATTTATAATTTGTTGGATAATGCCAACAAGTACTCGGAAAGTCATCCAGAAATTATTATTTCTACAAGAAATGTCCCCAGGGGAATAGAAATTACAGTATCAGATAAAGGGATAGGAATGAAGCGTGAAGATCAGAAGATGATATTTGAGAAATTTTATCGCGTTCCCACTGGAAATCTTCATAATGTAAAAGGATTTGGACTCGGGTTAAGCTATGTTAAAGCGATGGTCCAAGCTCATGATGGGAGCATTGAGGTTTCCAGTGAAATAGGTAAGGGAAGCACTTTTATCATTAATTTGCCCATTTAG
- a CDS encoding glucose-1-phosphate thymidylyltransferase: MLIDPLDTRPLWPLTQTRPVGELRLGIMTLFEKWKRMLNCTGSHLTQPYLSHKYPSNCSNQNYLIDGSLIPDLPLVESILNLDLGQCLVNTEGKFLGAFLNLKTMVDLIHSKNLNQHLDLTTYSNQILVYKNSIIKNLSNTWEVFQWNEEELIKDYQLLTKDRISEPIDPSNRIFGTQVFIEAGAKVRGCMINSETGPVYIAKNAEIMEGSMIRGPFALCEGSTIKMGAKIYGATTIGPHSKVGGEVNNSVILGNSNKAHDGFLGNAVVGEWCNIGADTNNSNLKNTYQEVKLWDYSKEGFRKTGTIFCGLILGDHVKCGINTMFNTGTVVGFGANVFGSSFPRQFIPDFAWGGASGFETFPFNKFLDTAKAVFSRRNAILSDLDISIYQHIFQITAPFRSWE; encoded by the coding sequence ATATTAATTGATCCATTGGACACTAGACCCTTATGGCCTTTAACTCAGACCAGGCCTGTAGGTGAATTAAGATTGGGTATTATGACCCTTTTCGAAAAGTGGAAGCGTATGTTAAATTGTACTGGATCGCATTTGACGCAACCATATCTTAGTCACAAATACCCTAGTAATTGTTCTAACCAGAATTACTTAATTGATGGATCATTAATTCCAGATTTACCATTAGTTGAATCTATCCTCAATTTAGACCTTGGGCAATGCCTTGTAAATACCGAAGGAAAGTTTCTTGGAGCGTTTTTGAATCTAAAAACAATGGTGGATTTAATTCATTCCAAAAACTTAAACCAACATTTAGACCTGACCACTTACTCAAACCAGATTTTGGTTTACAAAAATAGCATAATTAAAAACCTAAGCAATACTTGGGAGGTTTTTCAATGGAATGAAGAAGAATTGATTAAGGATTATCAGTTATTAACAAAAGATCGCATTTCAGAGCCTATTGATCCAAGTAATAGAATATTTGGAACTCAAGTATTTATTGAGGCGGGAGCCAAAGTCCGAGGTTGTATGATTAATTCAGAAACAGGTCCTGTTTATATTGCCAAAAATGCTGAAATCATGGAAGGCAGTATGATACGTGGACCTTTTGCATTATGTGAAGGTTCCACAATAAAAATGGGGGCCAAAATTTATGGTGCAACTACCATTGGTCCTCATTCCAAAGTTGGTGGAGAAGTGAACAATAGTGTTATTTTAGGAAATTCAAATAAAGCGCACGATGGTTTTCTTGGGAATGCAGTGGTTGGTGAATGGTGTAATATAGGAGCTGATACCAATAATTCTAATTTGAAAAACACTTATCAAGAAGTCAAATTATGGGATTACAGTAAGGAGGGATTTAGAAAGACAGGGACTATTTTTTGTGGGTTGATATTAGGTGATCATGTTAAATGTGGAATAAATACTATGTTTAATACGGGTACAGTTGTTGGATTCGGTGCCAATGTATTTGGATCATCGTTTCCACGACAATTTATTCCTGATTTTGCCTGGGGTGGGGCAAGTGGATTTGAAACCTTTCCTTTTAATAAATTTTTAGACACCGCCAAGGCAGTGTTTTCTCGTCGCAACGCCATACTAAGTGATCTGGATATTTCAATTTATCAACACATATTCCAAATCACGGCACCATTTAGGAGTTGGGAATAG
- the rbfA gene encoding 30S ribosome-binding factor RbfA, producing the protein MESIRQKQIAEVIRRQFSAVLTAEGKYIYGSVLVTITEVKMSPDLNLAKMYLSIFNTESKQEVIQMMEEHYSRLKQSLHQRIKKQMRVMPELRFYLDDTLDEVYKLDALFKKLHEEKQFGEE; encoded by the coding sequence ATGGAATCTATTCGACAAAAACAAATTGCTGAAGTCATAAGAAGACAATTTAGTGCTGTCTTGACTGCTGAAGGAAAATATATTTATGGGTCCGTTTTGGTTACCATCACTGAAGTTAAAATGAGTCCTGATTTAAATCTTGCTAAAATGTATTTAAGTATTTTCAATACAGAAAGTAAGCAAGAGGTGATTCAAATGATGGAAGAACATTATTCAAGACTAAAACAAAGCTTGCATCAAAGAATAAAAAAACAAATGCGTGTGATGCCTGAACTTAGATTCTATTTAGATGATACGCTTGATGAAGTTTATAAACTTGATGCCCTATTTAAAAAACTCCATGAAGAAAAACAATTTGGGGAAGAATAA
- a CDS encoding AAA family ATPase, whose translation MQYKSDVEAVDALAQSYKDLSAEVAKVIVGQNDVVRAAIISLFSNGHSLLVGVPGLAKTLLINTLAQVLDLSFKRIQFTPDLMPSDITGTEILDEDRHFKFNRGPLFANIVLADEINRTPPKTQAALLEAMQERIVTVGGQRHILPSPFFVLATQNPIEQEGTYPLPEAQLDRFMFNIPLDYPSYSEELDVVRQTTTHQDVVLRNILNAEQILTFQKVIRKIPVADNVLEYAVGLVSRTRPNTERATKEVNQYVSWGAGPRASQNLVLGAKCYGALRGKYSPDIEDVQAIAGLVLRHRIVVNYKAEADGLNVDKLIKTLM comes from the coding sequence ATGCAATATAAATCTGATGTTGAAGCAGTCGATGCATTAGCCCAATCCTATAAAGATCTTAGTGCTGAAGTAGCAAAAGTCATAGTAGGTCAAAATGATGTTGTAAGAGCGGCAATTATTTCATTATTCAGTAATGGCCATAGTTTGTTGGTTGGAGTGCCGGGATTGGCTAAGACATTACTTATTAACACCCTGGCTCAGGTTTTGGATTTAAGTTTTAAGCGTATTCAATTCACTCCGGATCTGATGCCTTCAGATATCACAGGGACGGAAATCCTTGATGAGGACCGACATTTTAAATTTAACAGAGGTCCATTATTTGCCAATATTGTATTGGCTGATGAGATTAACAGGACCCCTCCCAAGACCCAAGCTGCCTTGCTTGAAGCCATGCAGGAACGTATTGTAACAGTGGGAGGCCAACGCCATATATTACCTAGTCCATTTTTTGTTCTAGCCACTCAGAATCCTATTGAGCAGGAGGGTACCTATCCATTGCCTGAAGCCCAACTGGATCGATTTATGTTTAATATCCCTTTAGATTACCCGAGTTACTCGGAAGAATTGGATGTAGTTAGACAAACCACAACGCATCAAGATGTCGTATTGAGAAATATCCTTAATGCTGAACAAATTCTTACTTTCCAGAAGGTCATTCGAAAAATACCAGTAGCTGATAATGTCCTGGAGTATGCTGTTGGCCTTGTATCTAGAACCAGACCAAATACAGAAAGAGCAACAAAAGAAGTTAATCAATATGTCAGCTGGGGTGCTGGACCTCGTGCTTCACAGAACCTAGTGTTAGGAGCAAAATGCTATGGAGCATTAAGGGGTAAGTATTCACCTGATATTGAAGATGTTCAGGCTATTGCTGGTTTGGTTTTAAGACATCGGATTGTAGTAAATTACAAAGCAGAAGCCGATGGATTAAACGTCGATAAACTGATTAAAACACTGATGTAA
- a CDS encoding ankyrin repeat domain-containing protein produces MLKSILSVILMAVVCTVYSQNGFQSAIVANDAHTVKQLVKSGQDLNAPFVSEGMTITPLAFAAVRADADMVSLLIKSGADVKKLVNGQDALMFAAKGGNKECVNLLLNSGGNVLNENKEGRTARDIAVNAGHTDVALILENAMKVITDNAKAKKAKK; encoded by the coding sequence ATGTTAAAATCGATACTTTCTGTTATATTAATGGCTGTTGTTTGTACAGTTTATAGCCAAAATGGATTTCAATCAGCTATAGTAGCTAATGATGCACATACTGTAAAGCAATTAGTCAAAAGTGGACAGGATCTGAATGCACCTTTTGTATCAGAAGGTATGACTATAACTCCACTTGCTTTTGCAGCTGTTCGCGCTGATGCAGACATGGTGAGTTTATTAATCAAAAGCGGTGCAGATGTTAAGAAATTAGTAAATGGTCAAGATGCATTAATGTTTGCTGCTAAAGGTGGTAATAAAGAATGTGTTAATTTATTATTGAATTCTGGTGGCAATGTATTAAATGAAAACAAAGAAGGCAGAACGGCAAGAGACATTGCAGTTAATGCAGGACATACGGATGTTGCATTGATTTTAGAAAATGCAATGAAGGTTATTACCGACAATGCTAAAGCAAAAAAAGCTAAAAAGTAA
- a CDS encoding RNA polymerase sigma factor translates to MELSITILNTESELVEACIRKETWAQQRVYEEHYTKMLGVCLRYANSQDDALDILHDGFLKVFLNIHSYEIGTQFSAWIRRIMVNTAIDYYRKEHRRITSDIDDAKTLTVYSSNPIDTMTLEEVMGAMQKLSPTYRSVLNLYVVDGYSHKEVSEMLGITESTSRSNLVKARQKLKEILKEGNGE, encoded by the coding sequence TTGGAATTAAGCATTACCATATTGAACACTGAATCTGAACTGGTCGAAGCATGTATCAGAAAAGAAACATGGGCTCAACAAAGGGTTTATGAAGAACACTATACAAAAATGCTAGGGGTGTGTCTCAGATATGCCAATTCACAAGATGACGCCCTAGATATATTGCATGATGGATTTCTAAAAGTGTTTTTAAATATTCATTCCTATGAGATTGGAACCCAATTTTCAGCCTGGATTAGAAGAATAATGGTGAATACTGCAATAGATTATTATAGAAAAGAGCACCGAAGAATAACCAGTGATATTGATGATGCCAAAACCCTTACAGTTTATTCTTCCAACCCTATTGATACCATGACATTGGAAGAAGTTATGGGAGCCATGCAGAAACTGTCACCTACATACAGGTCAGTATTGAATTTATATGTTGTGGATGGATATTCACACAAAGAAGTTTCAGAAATGTTAGGAATTACCGAAAGTACGTCTAGATCAAATTTAGTTAAAGCGAGACAAAAATTAAAAGAAATTTTAAAAGAAGGAAATGGAGAATAG
- a CDS encoding D-2-hydroxyacid dehydrogenase produces the protein MSWKILVNDGMESSGISALIDAGFEVDTQKIPQDELIHKICNYDGIIVRSATKVRKDLIDACPGLMFIARGGVGLDNIDVEYAIRKGIQVINTPAASSRSVAELAMAHVLTLTRRLQLSNRELKGSEQFGILKKSMASCTEVAGKTLFIVGFGRIGKELAKMAIAMNMNVIVHDPFLKEAQLSIHLGQQNIILELPLVSLEHGLSDADYVSLHSPFIGKPILDKEAFECVKKGAYIINTSRGENIDEDQLLSAIHSGKIAGAGLDVFNDEPNINPLILSNPKISVSPHIGASTQEAQERIAVELVEKIITLKGK, from the coding sequence ATGAGTTGGAAGATTTTAGTAAATGATGGAATGGAATCTAGTGGGATTTCAGCACTAATAGATGCAGGATTCGAAGTTGATACACAAAAAATACCCCAGGATGAATTAATTCATAAGATATGTAATTATGATGGGATTATAGTCAGAAGCGCTACCAAAGTAAGGAAAGACCTCATCGACGCTTGTCCCGGATTAATGTTTATAGCTCGGGGAGGAGTGGGTTTAGACAATATTGATGTAGAATATGCTATAAGAAAGGGAATTCAGGTTATTAATACGCCGGCTGCATCCTCCCGGTCGGTTGCAGAATTGGCCATGGCTCATGTATTAACTTTAACGCGAAGGCTCCAACTTTCAAATCGTGAACTCAAAGGTTCAGAGCAATTTGGAATTTTAAAAAAATCAATGGCTTCGTGTACTGAAGTAGCTGGCAAAACATTATTTATTGTGGGTTTTGGACGGATAGGAAAGGAATTAGCTAAGATGGCAATTGCTATGAATATGAATGTAATTGTTCATGATCCTTTTCTTAAAGAAGCACAACTTAGTATTCATTTAGGTCAACAAAATATTATTCTTGAATTACCATTAGTTAGCTTAGAACATGGATTAAGTGATGCTGATTATGTAAGTTTACATTCTCCCTTCATTGGAAAACCAATATTAGATAAGGAAGCTTTCGAATGTGTAAAAAAAGGGGCCTATATCATCAATACTTCAAGAGGAGAAAATATAGATGAGGATCAACTGTTATCGGCCATCCATTCTGGAAAAATTGCCGGCGCAGGACTGGATGTATTTAATGACGAACCCAATATTAATCCTTTGATTTTATCCAATCCTAAAATATCAGTAAGTCCACATATTGGTGCATCCACTCAAGAAGCGCAGGAACGAATTGCAGTAGAATTGGTTGAAAAAATTATTACATTAAAAGGAAAATAA